One Deltaproteobacteria bacterium DNA window includes the following coding sequences:
- a CDS encoding triose-phosphate isomerase, producing the protein MKNKLIIANWKMNSTVTDALKFLAVFRHEMKGMTPCEVVLCPPFTCLYALGEAFEETPFKLGAQNMHWEESGAFTGEISSLFLKDLNVQYVLLGHSERRTLFGETDININKKLEQAIHQKITPVVCVGETDEEHKEGKTFAVLEHQIKKALDGQIRSELATMVWAYEPVWAIGTGKNATPDQAQEVISWMRTLLAKVLDDPTASTMRILYGGSVSAEKARGFLKQSDIDGLLVGGASLDPQKFANIVQSAQEQNA; encoded by the coding sequence ATGAAAAACAAACTGATCATCGCCAATTGGAAAATGAATAGCACCGTTACGGATGCACTCAAATTCCTCGCGGTCTTTCGTCACGAAATGAAGGGAATGACTCCGTGTGAGGTTGTATTATGTCCGCCATTCACATGTCTCTACGCGCTGGGGGAAGCGTTTGAAGAAACTCCTTTTAAACTCGGCGCACAAAATATGCATTGGGAAGAGTCCGGCGCTTTTACCGGAGAAATATCTTCACTCTTTTTAAAAGATTTAAATGTTCAGTATGTCCTTTTGGGTCATTCCGAAAGAAGAACGCTTTTTGGCGAAACCGACATTAACATAAATAAAAAATTGGAGCAGGCCATCCATCAAAAAATCACACCGGTTGTTTGCGTGGGCGAAACCGATGAGGAACATAAAGAGGGAAAAACATTTGCAGTGTTGGAACACCAGATCAAAAAAGCGTTGGATGGGCAAATCCGCTCTGAACTTGCCACAATGGTCTGGGCTTATGAACCTGTGTGGGCCATCGGCACCGGCAAAAATGCAACACCCGATCAGGCGCAAGAGGTGATTAGCTGGATGCGAACTCTTTTGGCAAAAGTGCTGGATGACCCTACAGCTTCGACTATGCGTATTTTGTATGGAGGAAGTGTTTCCGCTGAAAAGGCGAGAGGATTTTTGAAACAATCCGATATTGATGGACTGCTGGTCGGTGGCGCAAGTCTTGATCCGCAAAAATTTGCAAATATCGTACAGTCCGCCCAAGAACAAAACGCCTAA